CGGCTCGTTGCCGCGGAACGAGAAACTGACGTTCGAGACCCCGCCCGAGACCCGCGCGTGCGGGCACTCGGCCTTGATCCGGCGCGTCGCCTCGATGAAGTCCACCGCGTAGTTGTCGTGCTCCTCGATCCCGGTCGCGACGGCGAAGATGTTGGGGTCGAAGATGATGTCCTCGGGCGGAAAGCCCACCTGCTCGGTCAGGATGCGGTAGGCCCGCTTGCAGATCTCGACCTTGCGGTCGGCGGTGTCGGCCTGGCCGACCTCGTCGAACGCCATCACCACCACGGCGGCGCCATAGCGCAGGCAGGCCTTGGCCTGCTCGATGAACTTGGCCTCGCCTTCCTTCAGGCTGATCGAATTGACGATCGCCTTGCCCTGCACGCACTGCAGCCCGGCCTCGATCACCTCCCACTTGGAGGAATCGACCATCACCGGCACCCGGGCGATGTCGGGCTCGGCCGCCACCAGGTTGAGGAAGGTCCGCATGGCCGCGACGCTGTCGAGCAGCCCCTCGTCCATGTTGACGTCGATGACCTGGGCGCCGGCCTCCACCTGCTGGCGCGCCACCGAGAGCGCCTCGGGGTAGTTCCCCTCAGCGATCAGCTTGCGGAATTTGGCGGAGCCGGTGACGTTGGTCCGCTCACCGACGTTGACGAAGATCGGTCTCATTGAAACTCGGATGACTCAGGCGAGCTCGAAGGGCTCTAGGCCGGCCAGGCGCATGGCCGTGGGACGCTCGGGGACCGGCCGCGGCTTCACGCCCCGGACCTCGTCGGCGACATGCTTGATGTGCTCGGGCGTCGTCCCGCAGCAGCCGCCCAGGATGTTGACCAGGCCGTCCTTGGCCCAGTCGTGCAGCATGTGGCCGGTCTCGTGCGGCTGCTCGTCGTACTCGCCCATGGCGTTGGGCAGGCCCGCGTTCGGATAGGCGCTGACCAGGGTGTCGGCGATCCGCGCCAGCTCGGCGATATGCGGGCGCATCAGCTCGGCGCCGAGGGCGCAGTTCAGGCCGACCGCGAACGGCTTGGCGTGGCGCACCGAGTTCCAGAACGCCTCCACCGTCTGGCCCGACAGCGTCCGGCCGGAGCGGTCGGTGATGGTGCCCGAAATCCAGATCGGCAGGGGCTCGTAGCCCTCGTCCTCAAGATCGAGGATCGCCTTGATCGCCGCCTTGCAGTTGAGGGTGTCGGTGATCGTCTCGATCAGGAACATGTCGACACCGCCGTCGTGCAGCGCCCGCACCTGTTCCGCATAGGCCTCGTAGACCTGCTCGAAGGTGACCTTCCGCGCGCCGGGATCGTTCACGTCCGAGCTCATCGACAGCATCACCGGCAGCGGCCCGATCGAGCCCGCCACGAACCGGGGCTTGCCCGGCTCCTTCTCGGTCCAGCGGTCGGCGCAGGCCCGGGCGATCCGCGCGCCCTCCAGGTTGATGTCCCGCACCGCGGCCTGCAGCCCGTATTCGGCCTGGGCGATGGACGTCGCCGAGAAGGTGTTGGTCTCGGAGATGTCGGCGCCCGCCGCATAGTAGGCGTCATGCAGCTCGGCGATGATGTCGGGGCGGGTCAGGCACAGCAGGTCGTTGTTCCCGCGCAGCTCGCCCGGCGCGTCCTTGAAGCGCTCGCCCCGGTAGTCGGCCTCGGCCAGGCCGCGCTTCTGGATCATCACGCCCCACGAGCCGTCGAGGATCAGGATGCGGGCCCTGGCGGCGGCCTTCAGCGCCGCGATGCGTTCGGCCCTCGTCATGCCGCGGCCTCCTTCGAGCGTTGATCGGTCTCGCGCACGCCCAGGATCCGGCAGATCGCATAGGTCAGGTCGGCGCGGTTCAGGGTGTAGAAGTGGAAGTCGCCGAAGCCCTCCTCGGCGAGCCTGGCGCACATCTCGGACGCCACCGAGGCGGCGATCAGGCGGCGCGTCTCGGGGTCCTTGTCCAGGCCCTCGAACAGGTTGCCCAGCCAGGCCGGCAGCTCGATGCCGATGGGCCCGGCCATCTTCTTCAGGCCCGCGTAGTTGGTCACCGGCATGATCCCCGGCGAGATCGGGATCGTGACCCCCGCCTTCCGCACCCGGTCCATGAACCGCAGGAAGCCGTCCACGTCGAAGAAGAACTGGGTGATCGCTCGGGTCGCCCCGGCGTCGATCTTGGCCTTCAGCACGTCGATGTCGTGGTCGATCGACGGGCTTTCCGGATGGACATGCGGATAGAGGCCGACGCTCACCTCGAACGGGGCGATCGCGCGGATGCCGGCGGTCAGTTCGGTGGCGTTGCGGTAGCCGTCCTCGCGCGGCGTATAGACCCCGCCCATCTGGCCGGGCGGGTCGCCGCGCAGGGCGACGATGTGTCGTATGCCCGAGGCCCAGTAGTCGCGGATGACCTCGTCCACCTCCTCGCGTGAGGCTTCGACGCAGGTCAGGTGCGCGGCCGGCTTCAGGCGCGTCTCGGCCAGCATGCGCAGCACGGTCCGGTGCGTGCGGTCGCGGGTCGAGCCGCCGGCGCCGTAGGTCACCGACACGAACGAGGGGTTCAGGGGCTCCAGCCGCCGGATCGCGGCCCACAGGTTCTCTTCGGCCTCGGGGGTCTTCGGCGGCGAGAATTCGAACGAGACCTGCGGGCGCGGCGCGCCGCCGACGCCGGCGCGGGCCACGGGTCCAAGCGCGGTTTCGGTCGGGCTCATGCGGCGCTCCTCTGCCGGGCGCTGGCGCGCTCGGCCGTCCAGATCTTCACGGTCAGTCCCTGCTCGCGCGACGGCGGCAGCGCCTGGGCTTCCACCTGTCCAAGCCCGGCGTCCGCCAGCCAGCGGCCGATCTCGGCGTCCGAGAAGCCCAGGCGGCGATGCTGGTGCTGCTCGCGCAGGAACTCGAGGGTGTGCGGGGCGAAGTCGACGATCAGCAGCCGGCCGCCCTCGCCGGTGATCCGCGCCGCCTCCTTCACCGCCGCGGCCGGGTCGCCCAGGTAGTGCAGCACCTGATGGACGACGACGAGGTCGGCGCTGCCGTCGGGCAGGCGGGTGCCGAAGATGTCGCCGTGGCGCAGCTCGCAGCGCTCCAGCCCCGCCTCGGCGACATGGCTGCGGGCGATGTTCAGCATGTGCTGCGACAGGTCCAGACCCAACGCCTGCTCGGCGCGCGGCCCCAGCAGGGTCAGCATCCGGCCGGTGCCCGAGCCCAGGTCCACCAGGCGCTTGAACGGTCCCGGCCCGGCCGCCTTCAGGATCGCCGCCTCGACGGCCGCCTCGGCCACGTACAGCGAGCGGATCTCGTCCCAGCGGGCGGCGTTGCGGGCGAAGTAGGCGTCGGCCTCGGCGGCGCGTTCGGCCTGCACGGCCAGCAGCCGCTCGGCGTCACGCTGCAGGACGGCGTCGGCGGGGTCGATCCGGCGCAGCACCTCCGCCGCCAGCTCGCCGGCGTGCCCCGCCTCCACCAGCCGGTAGAAGACCCAGGCCCCGTCGGGGAACCGCTCGACGAGGCCGGCCTCGGCCAGCAGCTTCAGATGGCGCGAGACCCGCGGCTGGCTCTGGTCGAGGACGCGGCACAGCTCCAGCACCGCCAGCTCCTCGTGCGCCAGCAGGGCCAGGATGCGCAGGCGCGTCGGCTCGCCTGCCGCGCGGAGCACATCCACAACCTGGGCCGCCGAGAGCTTCATGGCGGCACATAAAGATATCTTTATGTCTTTAAGTCAAGCGGCGACAGGGCTCGCGACCGGCTCTCCGGCCAGGAACAGCCGCACGTTCTCCAGCGCCTGGGCGACCATGCGCGGGATGGAATCGACGGTGCCGCCGGCGGTGTGCGGAGTCAGCACGGTGTTGGGCACGTCGGCCCAGCGCGAGGCGGGCGTCGGTTCCTCGGCGAACACGTCCAGGGCGGCGCGGCCCAGCCGGCCGTCCTTCAGCGCCGCGATCAGCGCGTCCTCGTCGATGATCGAGCCGCGGGCCACGTTGACGATCAGGCCCCTGGGCCCGACGGCCTCGATGATCGTCCCCGACACCGCGCCGCGGTTCGAGGCGTCGGCGCGGCAGGCCACCACCAGGATGTCGCTCTCGCGCGCCAGGGCCAGCAGGCTGTCGGCGCGGGGCCAGGCGGCGGGCTTCGGGTTCGGGCCCCACCAGGCGACCTCCATCCCGAACGCCTCGGCCCGGCGGGCGACCGCCTCGCCGATGGCGCCCAGACCCATGATCCCCAGCTTGCGGCCCTTCAGGCCCGGCCGCGGGCGAAGGCGGTCGTCGCCCCGCCAGCCGCCCGCCCGCACCACCTGGTCGCCCGCGACGATGTTGCGCCAGGACGCCAGGATCAGGCCGATGGCGTGGTCGGCCACGTCGTCGGCGTTCAGCCCCTTGGCGTGGGTGACCTCGATCCCGCGCTTGCGGCACCAGCCCACGTCGATCCCGTCGTAGCCGACGCTGACGCAGGCGATCAGCCCCAGGTTCGGCAGGCGCTCCAGCAGCTCCGGGGTCAGCGGGACCTCCCCGGCGTGGACGATCACCCGGATCGCCTCGCGGGTCTCGTCCGAGGGCGCGTGGCCGGGCGCCACCTGGAAGCCGGCGGCCTCCAGCGGCCGCCGCACCGGCTCCAGCATCTCGTGCGAGATCATCACGAGGCGCGCGGGCATCGGGGGCTCGGACATCGGGGGCTCCGGACACGTCGGGAGCCCCCTAATAGCCGCGAGCCCGAGGGCGGCGCTAGACCGTGGGCCGGGTCTCGTCCCGCCCGCCGGCCTCGGCGCCGCGGCCCGTGCGGCCGGCGTGCCGGCCCTCGGCGAACTCCTCGACCATCTTGGCGCAGAACGCCGGCAGGTCGTCGGGATTGCGCGAGGTGACGAGGCCGGCATCGGTCACCACCTCCTGGTCGACCCACTCGGCGCCGGCGTTGCGCAGGTCGGTCTTCAGCGACGGCCACGACGTCATCTTCCGCCCGTCGACGGCGCCCGCGTCGATCAGCGTCCACGGCCCATGGCAGATCGCCGCGATCGGCTTCTCCTCGCGCACGAAGTGGCGGATGAAGTCGATGGCCTTCTCCTCCAGCCGCAGCTGGTCGGGGTTGATCACCCCGCCGGGCAGCACGAGGCCGTCGTAGTCCTGGGCGCTGGCCTGCGACAGCTCGCGGTCGACCCGGACCTTGTCGCCCTTGTCGTGGTGGTTGAAGCCCTGGATCTCGCCGCCCTTGGGCGCGACGATATGCACTTCCGCGCCGGCTTCCTTCAGCGCCTCGACCGGCTTGGTCAGCTCGACCTGTTCGAAGCCGTCGGTGGCGAGCACCGCCACCTTGCGTCCTTGCAGACGTCCGTCAGCCATGGTGAGGCCTCCTTCTCTGGATTGTCGGGTGTCGCCCCAACAACCCGCCAGGAGGACCCGCGTTCCGAGGGCCTAGCTCACGAAGATCCAGCCGGGCGGGAGGGCGGAGAGTTCGACGCCGGTGACGATCACCTGGTCGCCGTCGCCCATCTCGACGATGACGTCGGCGTCCTGCTGGCGCAGGGTGTAGGTCGTGCCCGCCAGGACGTTCAGCCGGTCGCCCTCGGCGGCGTTGAAGTCCCGGATCCGGTCGATTCCCGCACCGGCGAAGGTGTGGAACAGGTCCGCCCCCGCGCCGCCGTAGAGGGTGTCGTTTCCCCGGTCCCCCGCCAGGTAGTCGTCGCCGTCGCCGCCGCGCACGACGTCGTCCCCCTGGCCGCCGCGGACGACGTCGTTCCCGGCCCCGCCGTCCAGGTCGTCATGCCCGAGGTTGCCCAGCACGGCGTCCGCGCCATCGCCGCCCTTGAGTTCGTCGTTCCCCTGGCCGCCCACCACCCAGTCGCCGCCGCGCCCGCCGAGGACGGTGTCGTTCCCCCAGTTGCCGTGGAGATCGTTGAAGTCGCTTCCGAAATTGCTTGCGTCGATGCGGTCGTGACCATCGCCGCCGCGGATGAAGTTGGACCCCCGGTTGTCTTGCAGGAAGTCGTCGCCGTCGCCGCCGAACAACTGATCGTCGCCCCCGCCGCCGGTGACGATGTCCGAACCGCCTTCGCCCGTCAGGGTGTCGTGGCCTTCATAGCCGATCAGGGTGTCCGATCCGCCGCCGCCCGCGACCTGGTCGGGGCCCACCGAGCCGACGAGTTCCTCGTTCCCCGCCCCGCCCGAGACCGACACGCCGGGAGGGGGCGAGCCGTCCGGCGGCCAGCCGGACATGTTCGCCGCGGTGAACTGGCCCACCTGGAGGTTCTGGAACCGCGCGACGTCGATGACGCCGAAGGCCGCGCCGCCCGTCCCGTCGTACCGCAGCAGCACGTCGGCCCCGTCCTGAATCAGCTGCAGGCGGCCCCGGGCGAAGGGATTGGTCACGCCGTCCCAGGTCGGATCCGATGGAAGCGCGACATGGACGCGGTCGCCCCCGTCCCCGGTCTGGAAGTCGCTGACCGTCACCCCTCGCCACTCGGGGTCGATGTTGAGCGACAGGGTATCCGCGCCGGGCCCCAGGGTCACGGCGGCCGCAGGCCAGAGGCCCAGCTCGACGATGTCGTTTCCGGGGCCGGCGTCGATGATGTAGTCGCCGCGCTGTCCCTGGATCGTGTCGCGGCCGTCGCCGCCGAGCAGAGTCGCCTGACCAGACCCCGCGTCCAGACGGTCGTCGCCGCCGCCGCCGACGAGCCTGTCGGCGCCGCCCATGCCGAATAGCGTGT
The Phenylobacterium zucineum HLK1 genome window above contains:
- a CDS encoding homocysteine S-methyltransferase family protein, whose translation is MTRAERIAALKAAARARILILDGSWGVMIQKRGLAEADYRGERFKDAPGELRGNNDLLCLTRPDIIAELHDAYYAAGADISETNTFSATSIAQAEYGLQAAVRDINLEGARIARACADRWTEKEPGKPRFVAGSIGPLPVMLSMSSDVNDPGARKVTFEQVYEAYAEQVRALHDGGVDMFLIETITDTLNCKAAIKAILDLEDEGYEPLPIWISGTITDRSGRTLSGQTVEAFWNSVRHAKPFAVGLNCALGAELMRPHIAELARIADTLVSAYPNAGLPNAMGEYDEQPHETGHMLHDWAKDGLVNILGGCCGTTPEHIKHVADEVRGVKPRPVPERPTAMRLAGLEPFELA
- the metF gene encoding methylenetetrahydrofolate reductase [NAD(P)H] — its product is MSPTETALGPVARAGVGGAPRPQVSFEFSPPKTPEAEENLWAAIRRLEPLNPSFVSVTYGAGGSTRDRTHRTVLRMLAETRLKPAAHLTCVEASREEVDEVIRDYWASGIRHIVALRGDPPGQMGGVYTPREDGYRNATELTAGIRAIAPFEVSVGLYPHVHPESPSIDHDIDVLKAKIDAGATRAITQFFFDVDGFLRFMDRVRKAGVTIPISPGIMPVTNYAGLKKMAGPIGIELPAWLGNLFEGLDKDPETRRLIAASVASEMCARLAEEGFGDFHFYTLNRADLTYAICRILGVRETDQRSKEAAA
- a CDS encoding ArsR/SmtB family transcription factor — protein: MKLSAAQVVDVLRAAGEPTRLRILALLAHEELAVLELCRVLDQSQPRVSRHLKLLAEAGLVERFPDGAWVFYRLVEAGHAGELAAEVLRRIDPADAVLQRDAERLLAVQAERAAEADAYFARNAARWDEIRSLYVAEAAVEAAILKAAGPGPFKRLVDLGSGTGRMLTLLGPRAEQALGLDLSQHMLNIARSHVAEAGLERCELRHGDIFGTRLPDGSADLVVVHQVLHYLGDPAAAVKEAARITGEGGRLLIVDFAPHTLEFLREQHQHRRLGFSDAEIGRWLADAGLGQVEAQALPPSREQGLTVKIWTAERASARQRSAA
- a CDS encoding 2-hydroxyacid dehydrogenase; its protein translation is MSEPPMPARLVMISHEMLEPVRRPLEAAGFQVAPGHAPSDETREAIRVIVHAGEVPLTPELLERLPNLGLIACVSVGYDGIDVGWCRKRGIEVTHAKGLNADDVADHAIGLILASWRNIVAGDQVVRAGGWRGDDRLRPRPGLKGRKLGIMGLGAIGEAVARRAEAFGMEVAWWGPNPKPAAWPRADSLLALARESDILVVACRADASNRGAVSGTIIEAVGPRGLIVNVARGSIIDEDALIAALKDGRLGRAALDVFAEEPTPASRWADVPNTVLTPHTAGGTVDSIPRMVAQALENVRLFLAGEPVASPVAA
- a CDS encoding type 1 glutamine amidotransferase domain-containing protein, whose product is MADGRLQGRKVAVLATDGFEQVELTKPVEALKEAGAEVHIVAPKGGEIQGFNHHDKGDKVRVDRELSQASAQDYDGLVLPGGVINPDQLRLEEKAIDFIRHFVREEKPIAAICHGPWTLIDAGAVDGRKMTSWPSLKTDLRNAGAEWVDQEVVTDAGLVTSRNPDDLPAFCAKMVEEFAEGRHAGRTGRGAEAGGRDETRPTV
- a CDS encoding calcium-binding protein — its product is MPVLNGGVGADTLVGGDGNDTLFGMGGADRLVGGGGDDRLDAGSGQATLLGGDGRDTIQGQRGDYIIDAGPGNDIVELGLWPAAAVTLGPGADTLSLNIDPEWRGVTVSDFQTGDGGDRVHVALPSDPTWDGVTNPFARGRLQLIQDGADVLLRYDGTGGAAFGVIDVARFQNLQVGQFTAANMSGWPPDGSPPPGVSVSGGAGNEELVGSVGPDQVAGGGGSDTLIGYEGHDTLTGEGGSDIVTGGGGDDQLFGGDGDDFLQDNRGSNFIRGGDGHDRIDASNFGSDFNDLHGNWGNDTVLGGRGGDWVVGGQGNDELKGGDGADAVLGNLGHDDLDGGAGNDVVRGGQGDDVVRGGDGDDYLAGDRGNDTLYGGAGADLFHTFAGAGIDRIRDFNAAEGDRLNVLAGTTYTLRQQDADVIVEMGDGDQVIVTGVELSALPPGWIFVS